The following proteins are co-located in the Paenibacillus sp. JNUCC32 genome:
- a CDS encoding response regulator, which translates to MNSQPFRVLIIDDSDLAREGIRTILSSDPTFEVVAEGQSGEDALELTEIWMPDIILMDIQMPGMGGLEATKRVKDKFPYVKIVMVTVSDDIAHLFDALKRGAQGYLLKNLNPESWHEYLKAIAVDEAPVSRELAFRILKEFSQYDKPDPSKSPLTAREKEILGLVAEGLSNRDISSDLCISENTVKNHLKNILQKLHLENRVQLTRYAFEQGWMGKRQR; encoded by the coding sequence ATGAACAGTCAACCTTTTCGCGTGTTAATCATCGATGACAGCGATCTGGCAAGAGAAGGAATTCGCACCATTTTGAGCAGCGATCCGACCTTTGAGGTCGTGGCGGAAGGGCAAAGCGGTGAGGATGCCCTGGAACTGACCGAAATATGGATGCCCGATATCATCTTGATGGATATTCAGATGCCCGGCATGGGCGGTTTGGAAGCGACCAAGCGGGTGAAGGACAAGTTCCCTTACGTTAAGATCGTTATGGTCACGGTATCCGACGACATCGCCCATTTGTTTGATGCCCTGAAGCGTGGAGCCCAGGGGTATTTGTTAAAGAACTTGAATCCCGAATCATGGCACGAGTACCTGAAAGCCATTGCGGTGGACGAAGCACCGGTGAGCAGGGAACTCGCATTCCGCATCCTGAAGGAATTTTCGCAATACGACAAGCCGGACCCGAGCAAAAGTCCCTTAACGGCGCGGGAAAAGGAAATTCTGGGACTCGTCGCCGAGGGATTGTCCAACCGCGATATTTCGAGCGACCTCTGCATTTCCGAAAATACGGTCAAGAACCATTTGAAGAACATTTTGCAAAAGCTGCATTTGGAAAATCGGGTACAGCTGACCCGCTATGCCTTCGAACAAGGCTGGATGGGGAAGAGACAGCGATAA